Proteins found in one Vallitalea guaymasensis genomic segment:
- a CDS encoding LacI family DNA-binding transcriptional regulator codes for MKVTIKDIAEKANVSVATVSRVVNNKSKGVGEETRKRILELIKEYDFQPSAVARGLVTKKSKIIGLIIPDLTNPFYPKMTKGIEDVAHEHGYNIILCDGNNSKEKEAAYLDFLNEHYVCGIIYNNFHNISDTILNKILKSSLPLVFIDSKPEIKGCKCVYLDNQRAMYEVIEHLLLNGHRKIGFITGPMDSYSTNERYKGYINALNDYDIPFDSNLVVKGDYVMKDGYYAMERLYNQTKNFTAIACCNDLMAIGAIEKLEEMGIKVPEDISVVGFDDIDIARLVRPKLTTVAQPIHEMGRVAANMIIDIIEGKGSKVKDDVIFEPNLVVRDSVKKNN; via the coding sequence ATGAAAGTTACTATAAAAGATATTGCTGAGAAAGCGAATGTTTCAGTAGCTACTGTTTCAAGAGTTGTTAACAACAAAAGCAAAGGTGTCGGAGAAGAGACAAGAAAAAGAATTCTTGAACTAATAAAAGAATATGATTTTCAACCAAGTGCAGTTGCAAGAGGATTAGTAACCAAAAAGTCCAAGATAATAGGACTTATCATACCTGACTTAACTAATCCCTTCTATCCTAAAATGACTAAAGGGATTGAAGATGTAGCTCACGAACATGGTTATAATATTATACTATGTGACGGCAATAATTCAAAAGAAAAAGAAGCGGCATACTTGGATTTCTTGAATGAACATTATGTATGTGGAATAATATACAACAACTTCCATAATATAAGTGATACTATACTTAATAAGATTTTAAAAAGTTCTTTACCCTTAGTATTTATTGATTCAAAACCAGAAATAAAAGGATGTAAATGTGTCTATCTTGATAATCAAAGAGCCATGTATGAAGTTATTGAACATCTATTACTCAATGGACATCGTAAAATTGGTTTTATAACAGGTCCTATGGACAGTTATTCAACTAACGAACGATATAAAGGATACATCAATGCTCTAAATGATTATGATATACCATTTGATTCCAATCTAGTAGTCAAAGGTGACTATGTTATGAAAGATGGATACTATGCTATGGAAAGACTTTATAACCAAACCAAAAACTTTACAGCAATAGCTTGTTGTAATGACCTTATGGCTATTGGAGCAATTGAAAAATTAGAAGAAATGGGAATTAAAGTTCCAGAAGATATATCAGTCGTTGGATTTGATGATATTGATATTGCAAGATTAGTTCGACCTAAGCTGACTACCGTTGCCCAACCTATACATGAAATGGGAAGAGTAGCTGCCAATATGATAATTGACATTATTGAAGGTAAAGGCAGTAAGGTAAAAGATGATGTAATATTTGAACCTAATCTAGTAGTCAGAGATTCAGTTAAAAAAAATAATTAA
- the iolC gene encoding 5-dehydro-2-deoxygluconokinase: protein MNNLVFQNDRDLDLIALGRLAVDLNANEIHRPMEETATFTKYLGGSPANISVAVSRLGLKAGFIGRVADDQLGRFILNYLNDNDIDSSNVVIDESGAKTGLAFTEIKSPTDCSILMYRSDAVDLKLEVADVKEEYIKNAKAILISGTALAASPSREAVFAAVELARKNKTVVFFDIDYRPYTWKSVEETAIYYSLLAEKCDVIIGTREEFDMLEMFSNPDNKDDYVTANKWFDFNAKIMVIKHGKEGSYAYTLEGDKYTGAVFPVVPVKTFGAGDSYAGGFIYGLMQGYDPGKAMEIGAASASIVVSSHSCSDAMPGIDKIERFIKQYDGEKAYDVKNI from the coding sequence ATGAATAACTTGGTATTTCAAAATGACAGGGATTTAGATTTAATTGCATTGGGGCGTCTTGCAGTTGATTTGAACGCTAATGAAATTCATCGCCCTATGGAAGAAACGGCTACATTCACTAAATATTTAGGTGGTTCTCCAGCTAATATTTCAGTTGCTGTATCCAGATTAGGATTAAAAGCAGGGTTTATTGGAAGGGTTGCAGATGACCAATTAGGACGATTTATATTAAATTACCTGAATGATAATGATATAGATTCTTCTAATGTTGTCATTGATGAATCAGGAGCTAAAACAGGTCTTGCCTTCACTGAAATAAAATCACCTACAGATTGCAGTATCTTAATGTATCGCTCAGATGCTGTTGACTTGAAATTAGAAGTTGCAGATGTAAAAGAAGAGTACATAAAAAACGCAAAAGCCATACTTATCTCAGGAACTGCATTAGCAGCAAGTCCATCAAGAGAAGCGGTATTCGCAGCTGTTGAACTGGCAAGAAAAAATAAGACTGTAGTATTTTTTGATATTGATTATAGACCATATACATGGAAATCAGTTGAAGAAACTGCGATATACTACAGTTTATTAGCTGAAAAATGTGATGTGATAATTGGTACTCGTGAAGAATTTGATATGTTAGAAATGTTCTCCAATCCTGATAACAAAGATGATTATGTTACAGCCAACAAGTGGTTTGACTTTAATGCCAAGATAATGGTAATTAAACACGGAAAAGAAGGCTCATATGCGTACACACTAGAAGGTGATAAATATACGGGAGCAGTATTTCCAGTTGTACCAGTTAAAACATTCGGAGCTGGAGATTCTTATGCAGGTGGTTTCATATACGGATTAATGCAAGGATATGATCCAGGCAAAGCTATGGAAATAGGTGCAGCATCAGCATCAATCGTTGTATCAAGTCATAGTTGTTCAGATGCTATGCCAGGTATAGATAAAATAGAGAGATTCATCAAGCAATATGATGGCGAAAAAGCTTATGACGTCAAGAATATATAA
- the sauS gene encoding acylating sulfoacetaldehyde dehydrogenase: MSDAKLMVNELITRAKKAQEVAESFTQEQVDELIKAIAWEVVQEDTAREIATLAVTESQLGNYEGKYSKLMKKVRGALRDMKDEKSVGIIERIPEKGIVKFAKPVGVIGALVPCTNPEATPVIKAMNAIKGRNAIVFAPHPRTKKTNKYIVDIMRATLKKYNAPEDLIITIEEPSLELSNELMKQCDLVVATGGSGMVKSAYSSGTPAYGVGAGNAVVIVDETADIKDAAHKIKLSKTFDYATSCSSENSLVIVESVYDEIVADLKAEGGHLVTKDEKEKLQKAMWEDGHLNRRIVAQPADKIAELAGISISDDEEFIMVEEQGVGADYPFSGEKMSIVVTLYKVKDFDQAVDKVNEITGYQGTGHSCGIHTTDQDRVEILGNRVKVSRIMVRQPQCYANSGNWDNGMPFTLTLGCGTWGGNVASENVTWKHFINVTWVSTPIQEVIPTDEELFGDLAI, from the coding sequence ATGTCAGACGCAAAATTAATGGTAAATGAATTGATAACACGTGCTAAAAAAGCACAAGAGGTAGCAGAAAGTTTTACACAAGAGCAAGTTGATGAACTTATAAAAGCAATAGCTTGGGAGGTAGTACAAGAAGATACAGCAAGAGAAATAGCTACACTAGCTGTAACGGAATCACAACTTGGTAATTATGAAGGTAAATACTCTAAATTAATGAAAAAAGTCCGAGGAGCACTAAGGGACATGAAAGATGAAAAATCAGTAGGTATCATTGAGAGAATACCTGAAAAAGGAATTGTGAAATTTGCAAAACCAGTAGGTGTCATTGGAGCTTTAGTTCCATGTACCAATCCTGAAGCGACTCCAGTAATTAAAGCTATGAATGCAATCAAAGGTAGAAATGCAATAGTATTCGCTCCACACCCAAGAACTAAAAAAACTAACAAATACATAGTTGATATCATGAGAGCAACTCTAAAAAAATATAATGCACCAGAAGATTTGATAATAACTATTGAAGAACCTTCTCTAGAACTTAGTAATGAACTTATGAAACAATGTGACTTGGTTGTTGCTACAGGAGGTTCAGGAATGGTGAAATCCGCTTATTCATCTGGAACACCTGCATATGGTGTAGGAGCAGGTAATGCAGTTGTTATAGTTGATGAAACAGCAGATATAAAAGATGCAGCTCATAAGATCAAATTAAGTAAAACTTTTGATTATGCAACAAGCTGTTCATCAGAGAATTCATTAGTAATAGTAGAAAGTGTTTATGATGAAATAGTAGCTGACTTAAAGGCTGAAGGTGGACATTTAGTTACAAAAGATGAAAAGGAAAAATTACAAAAGGCTATGTGGGAAGATGGACATCTCAATCGTAGAATAGTAGCTCAACCTGCTGATAAAATAGCAGAGCTTGCTGGTATTAGCATCTCAGATGATGAAGAATTCATCATGGTTGAAGAACAAGGTGTTGGAGCTGATTACCCATTTTCCGGAGAGAAAATGTCTATTGTAGTTACATTATATAAAGTAAAAGATTTTGACCAAGCTGTAGATAAAGTAAATGAAATTACTGGTTATCAAGGAACAGGTCATTCTTGTGGAATACATACTACCGATCAAGATCGTGTGGAGATATTAGGTAATAGAGTAAAAGTCAGCCGTATCATGGTTAGACAGCCACAATGTTATGCAAACAGTGGTAACTGGGATAATGGAATGCCATTTACATTAACACTTGGATGTGGTACTTGGGGTGGCAACGTAGCCTCAGAAAATGTTACTTGGAAGCATTTCATTAATGTAACATGGGTATCTACACCAATACAAGAAGTGATTCCTACTGATGAAGAATTATTCGGAGACTTGGCTATATAG
- a CDS encoding class II fructose-bisphosphate aldolase: protein MLVNMEQMVKEAAISKKAIPGFNVFGYEDAMMVIKAAQELNAPAILMSNKDAVAHMDVKYQAALYRALGQDANIPVCVHLDHGGNYEICAKAIAAGFTSVMYDGSQLPIDENISNTKEVVKLAHACGVSVEAEIGSVGYNDPTIKAKAIYTDPQEAKRFAIETGVDALAVAVGTLHRMQKQNAKIQYELLEEIQNVTDIPLVIHGSTGLSNEDLTKLSHYHIGKINIGTALRMTFGNTLREEINGNTDEFDRIKFFKKPMKQVKEVILDKYKLLGW from the coding sequence ATGCTAGTTAATATGGAACAAATGGTTAAAGAGGCAGCAATAAGCAAAAAAGCTATTCCAGGATTCAATGTTTTTGGATATGAAGATGCCATGATGGTCATAAAGGCAGCCCAGGAGCTGAATGCACCTGCTATACTCATGTCCAATAAAGATGCTGTTGCCCATATGGACGTAAAATACCAAGCAGCACTATATAGAGCTTTAGGTCAAGATGCCAATATACCAGTATGTGTGCATCTTGACCATGGCGGTAATTACGAAATTTGTGCTAAGGCTATAGCAGCAGGTTTTACATCAGTTATGTATGATGGATCTCAATTACCTATTGATGAGAATATATCAAATACAAAAGAAGTCGTGAAACTGGCTCATGCCTGTGGGGTGTCTGTAGAAGCTGAAATAGGCTCAGTAGGGTATAATGATCCAACTATAAAAGCAAAAGCAATATATACTGACCCACAAGAAGCTAAAAGATTTGCTATAGAAACAGGAGTGGATGCTTTAGCTGTAGCAGTAGGAACCCTACATAGAATGCAAAAACAGAATGCTAAGATTCAATATGAGCTGCTGGAAGAAATACAGAACGTGACAGATATACCATTGGTCATCCACGGTTCAACAGGACTTTCTAATGAGGATCTCACCAAATTATCACATTATCATATTGGCAAAATCAATATAGGAACAGCTCTTAGAATGACCTTTGGTAATACATTAAGAGAAGAAATCAATGGAAACACAGACGAATTTGACAGAATTAAATTCTTCAAGAAGCCAATGAAACAAGTGAAAGAAGTAATTCTTGATAAATATAAGCTTTTAGGATGGTAA
- a CDS encoding 5-deoxy-glucuronate isomerase, with translation MVINQNKEFKYGYNSITELEGKRSDMKMDMGIIRVNKDYVYENAEPKERAILLIKGHVMFQWDGKKEIVKRDSCFNENPICLHIPKDTKVVIIGLAESELCYEAVYNDNVFDSKLYNKEDCVSDVFGKDTLNDTSIRTVRTIIDDDIAPYSNLVMGEVVNHPGKWSSYPPHYHIQPEVYHYRFLPDTGFGFSLIGDKASKVKNRSTSCITSNVVHPQCSAPGYAMYYVWMIPHIEEKRWLKDRTFETQHQWLLNKNAKVWSQK, from the coding sequence ATGGTAATTAATCAAAACAAGGAGTTCAAGTACGGATATAATTCAATCACAGAACTAGAAGGTAAACGTAGTGATATGAAAATGGACATGGGAATTATTAGAGTCAATAAAGATTATGTCTATGAAAATGCTGAGCCAAAAGAAAGAGCTATTCTATTGATTAAAGGTCATGTGATGTTTCAATGGGATGGTAAAAAAGAGATAGTCAAAAGAGATAGTTGTTTCAATGAAAATCCTATATGTCTACATATTCCAAAAGACACGAAGGTTGTTATTATCGGTTTAGCAGAATCTGAATTATGTTACGAAGCTGTTTATAACGATAATGTTTTTGATTCTAAACTATATAATAAGGAAGACTGTGTTAGTGATGTTTTCGGTAAGGATACTCTCAATGATACATCAATTAGAACAGTAAGAACTATTATAGATGATGATATTGCTCCTTATTCCAATCTTGTAATGGGGGAAGTAGTCAATCATCCAGGAAAGTGGTCATCTTATCCACCTCATTATCACATACAACCTGAGGTATATCATTATAGATTTTTGCCAGATACTGGATTTGGTTTCAGTCTGATTGGAGATAAAGCCAGTAAAGTAAAAAATAGAAGTACTTCCTGTATAACAAGCAATGTGGTACATCCACAATGTTCAGCACCAGGTTATGCAATGTACTATGTCTGGATGATACCTCATATTGAAGAAAAACGATGGTTGAAAGATCGTACTTTTGAAACACAACACCAATGGCTGTTAAACAAGAATGCCAAGGTTTGGTCACAAAAATAA
- the iolD gene encoding 3D-(3,5/4)-trihydroxycyclohexane-1,2-dione acylhydrolase (decyclizing) produces the protein METIRLTMAQALVKFLDNQYISFDGEEQKFIKGFFTIFGHGNVLGLGQALEQDKGDLIVHQGRNEQGMVHAAIGYAKQNHRKQIYACTSSVGPGAANMITGAATATANRIPVLLFPGDTYAARQPDPVLQQVEQFHDLTLTTNDAYKAVSKYWDRINRPEQIMFSMINAMRILTDPVETGAVTIALPQDVQGEAYDYPVSFFKKRVHRIERKIPTDAMIDDAVKVIKNKKKPFIICGGGVRYSEAANTLKEFAEKFDIPFGETQAGKSAITWEHRLNMGGIGTTGNLASNVLAKEADVIIGIGTRYTDFTTASKWLFQNPQVDFVNINVASFDAYKLDGIKVEADAKVALEILADRLEKEDYESAYTDEIDNIKDRWNNEVDRLFNIKYKEDFVPEVRGHLDDKIDEYKEVLESSLTQTRVLGMLDSLLDDSSIIVGASGSLPGDLQRVWRPKEQNTYHMEYGYSCMGYEVNAALGVKLAQPDREVYAMVGDGSYMMLHSELVTSIQEGAKINILLFDNMEFGCINNLQMGHGMGSFGTEMRHRNPKTGLLDDKLVKMDFAMNAASYGCKTYSVRTEEELINAVQDAKKQEVSTLIDIKVLPKTMTDGYESWWRVGNAEVAEKDSIMNATKELKDKINEARKY, from the coding sequence ATGGAAACTATTCGTTTAACTATGGCTCAAGCACTAGTTAAATTTTTAGATAATCAATATATATCCTTTGATGGAGAAGAGCAAAAGTTTATAAAAGGTTTCTTTACAATATTTGGACATGGTAATGTACTAGGTCTAGGACAGGCTCTTGAACAAGATAAAGGTGATTTGATTGTTCATCAAGGACGTAATGAACAAGGGATGGTACATGCTGCCATTGGATATGCTAAACAGAATCACAGGAAGCAAATATATGCATGTACATCATCAGTTGGACCAGGTGCAGCAAATATGATAACCGGGGCAGCTACAGCTACTGCTAATAGAATTCCAGTATTGTTATTCCCTGGAGATACATATGCAGCAAGACAACCAGACCCAGTTCTTCAACAAGTTGAACAATTTCATGATTTGACACTTACAACAAATGATGCTTACAAAGCAGTAAGTAAATACTGGGATAGAATTAATAGACCAGAGCAAATAATGTTTTCTATGATTAATGCAATGCGTATATTAACAGATCCAGTTGAAACAGGTGCTGTAACCATAGCACTTCCTCAAGATGTTCAAGGAGAAGCTTATGATTATCCTGTGAGTTTCTTCAAAAAAAGGGTGCATCGTATAGAGAGAAAAATTCCAACTGATGCTATGATAGATGATGCAGTCAAGGTTATCAAAAACAAAAAGAAGCCTTTCATCATATGTGGTGGAGGGGTCAGGTATTCAGAAGCAGCTAATACTTTGAAAGAATTTGCTGAAAAATTTGATATTCCATTTGGAGAAACTCAGGCAGGGAAAAGTGCAATTACATGGGAACATAGATTAAACATGGGAGGCATTGGAACAACTGGTAATCTAGCTTCTAATGTCTTAGCCAAAGAAGCTGACGTAATCATTGGAATAGGAACTAGATATACAGATTTCACAACTGCATCAAAGTGGTTATTTCAAAACCCACAGGTGGATTTTGTTAATATCAATGTAGCTTCATTTGATGCATATAAATTGGATGGAATAAAAGTAGAAGCCGATGCAAAAGTTGCTTTAGAGATATTAGCTGATCGATTGGAAAAAGAAGATTATGAATCAGCTTACACAGATGAGATTGATAATATAAAAGATAGATGGAATAACGAGGTTGACCGTTTGTTCAATATCAAGTACAAGGAAGATTTTGTTCCAGAAGTCAGGGGACATCTTGATGATAAAATAGATGAATACAAAGAAGTTCTTGAATCAAGCTTAACACAAACCAGAGTTTTAGGTATGCTGGATAGTCTACTGGATGATAGTTCCATCATAGTAGGTGCATCTGGAAGTCTTCCAGGTGATTTACAAAGAGTATGGAGACCAAAAGAACAAAATACATATCATATGGAATATGGTTATTCATGTATGGGCTATGAAGTTAATGCTGCCCTTGGTGTGAAACTGGCTCAGCCAGATAGGGAAGTGTATGCAATGGTTGGTGATGGTTCATATATGATGCTTCATTCAGAGCTTGTAACTTCCATTCAAGAAGGAGCTAAAATCAATATCTTATTATTTGACAACATGGAATTTGGTTGTATCAATAACTTGCAGATGGGTCATGGAATGGGAAGTTTTGGTACAGAAATGCGTCATAGGAATCCTAAAACAGGATTATTGGATGATAAGCTGGTTAAAATGGATTTTGCAATGAATGCAGCTTCTTATGGATGTAAAACATATTCTGTAAGAACAGAAGAAGAGTTAATAAATGCAGTTCAGGATGCTAAGAAACAAGAAGTATCAACTCTGATAGATATTAAGGTATTACCAAAAACCATGACTGATGGTTATGAATCATGGTGGCGTGTAGGAAATGCAGAAGTAGCTGAGAAGGATAGCATTATGAATGCTACAAAAGAATTGAAAGATAAAATCAATGAGGCAAGAAAATATTGA
- the iolE gene encoding myo-inosose-2 dehydratase, producing the protein MLDRSKVKLGIAPIAWTNDDLPELGRENTFEQCISEMALAGFTGSEVGNKYPKDPKVLKRYLDLRGVRICNAWFSTLFTSEPEEVTINNFIEHRDFLHALGAKMIGCSEQGNSIQGTDKSVFHDKPIYTEEEWMKVTSGMNKLAKLAAEKGMKLSYHHHMGTGVQTPEEVDKFMEMTNDDVYLLFDSGHLAYSELSAQASYDVLQKHIKRVAHVHLKDIRMDIVNKVKEDKLSFLEGVKMGAFTIPGDGAIDFKPIFKILEDNNYEGWMVVEAEQDPAIANPFEYAVKARTYIKENTGL; encoded by the coding sequence ATGTTAGATAGAAGCAAAGTGAAATTAGGTATTGCTCCCATAGCTTGGACAAATGATGATTTACCAGAATTAGGCAGGGAGAATACATTTGAACAATGTATCAGTGAAATGGCTTTGGCTGGATTTACAGGAAGTGAAGTTGGAAATAAATATCCAAAAGATCCAAAGGTGTTAAAAAGATATCTTGACCTACGTGGTGTCAGAATATGCAACGCATGGTTTTCAACACTTTTTACCTCAGAACCAGAAGAAGTTACAATCAATAATTTTATTGAACACAGGGATTTCTTACATGCTCTAGGAGCTAAAATGATTGGTTGTTCAGAACAAGGAAATAGTATTCAGGGAACAGATAAATCTGTTTTTCATGACAAACCAATATATACAGAAGAAGAATGGATGAAAGTTACATCAGGTATGAACAAACTTGCAAAACTAGCAGCTGAAAAAGGTATGAAATTATCTTATCATCATCATATGGGAACTGGAGTCCAGACACCAGAAGAAGTTGATAAATTCATGGAAATGACAAATGATGATGTATACTTATTATTTGATTCAGGACATCTTGCTTATTCTGAGTTAAGTGCACAAGCATCATATGATGTACTACAAAAACATATTAAAAGAGTAGCACATGTTCATTTAAAAGATATCCGTATGGATATTGTAAATAAAGTAAAAGAAGATAAATTGAGTTTTCTTGAAGGAGTTAAGATGGGAGCATTTACTATTCCAGGAGATGGAGCCATTGATTTTAAACCAATCTTCAAGATCTTAGAAGATAACAATTATGAAGGATGGATGGTAGTAGAAGCCGAACAAGATCCAGCTATCGCTAATCCTTTTGAATATGCAGTGAAAGCTAGAACTTATATCAAAGAGAATACAGGTCTGTAA
- the iolG gene encoding inositol 2-dehydrogenase, with amino-acid sequence MGKMNVGIIGVGRIGRVHAQSISNNIPDVTIKAVSDVRLDGVKEWAKGYGIENVYDDYHKILDDKEIDAVLVCSSTDTHAQISIEAAQAGKHVFCEKPIDYDLDRINNVLKEVEKAGVKFQVGFNRRFDHNFNRINQVTKDGVIGDAHIIKITSRDPEPPPIEYVKVSGGMFFDMTIHDFDMARFQAGCEATEVYAVGASLVDPEIGKAGDVDTAVITIKFENGAIAIIDNSRKAAYGYDQRVEVFGSEGSIEAKNDTETNTILRTKEAVSSDKPLYFFLERYMGSFVEEMKQFFEAIRNDTETPVKGIDGLNAVVIAMAAKKSLEEGRPVKINEIV; translated from the coding sequence ATGGGAAAAATGAATGTTGGTATCATTGGTGTAGGTCGTATTGGAAGAGTTCATGCACAAAGTATATCTAACAATATACCAGATGTAACAATAAAGGCTGTATCAGATGTTAGATTAGATGGAGTAAAAGAATGGGCGAAAGGTTATGGCATAGAAAATGTATATGATGATTATCACAAGATATTGGATGATAAAGAAATAGATGCTGTTCTTGTCTGCTCATCTACAGATACACATGCTCAGATTTCTATAGAAGCTGCTCAGGCAGGAAAACATGTGTTTTGTGAAAAGCCTATAGACTATGATCTAGATAGAATAAACAATGTTCTAAAGGAAGTAGAAAAAGCGGGAGTGAAATTCCAAGTAGGTTTTAATAGAAGATTTGACCATAATTTTAATAGAATCAATCAAGTTACCAAAGATGGTGTTATAGGTGATGCACATATAATTAAAATTACGTCAAGAGACCCAGAGCCACCACCAATTGAATATGTTAAAGTTTCTGGAGGAATGTTCTTTGATATGACTATTCATGATTTTGATATGGCTAGATTCCAAGCAGGCTGTGAGGCTACTGAAGTCTATGCTGTTGGAGCAAGTCTAGTTGACCCAGAAATAGGCAAAGCTGGTGATGTGGATACAGCTGTCATCACTATAAAGTTTGAAAATGGTGCAATAGCCATTATTGACAATAGTAGAAAAGCTGCTTATGGCTATGACCAAAGAGTTGAAGTATTCGGTTCTGAAGGCAGTATTGAAGCCAAGAATGACACTGAGACAAATACAATCCTAAGAACTAAGGAAGCAGTATCCTCTGATAAACCATTGTATTTCTTTTTAGAGCGTTATATGGGTTCTTTTGTTGAAGAAATGAAACAATTCTTTGAAGCTATAAGAAATGATACTGAGACTCCAGTTAAAGGTATCGATGGATTAAATGCAGTTGTTATAGCTATGGCGGCTAAAAAATCGTTGGAAGAAGGAAGACCAGTTAAGATAAATGAGATAGTTTAG
- a CDS encoding acyl-CoA carboxylase subunit beta, with translation MSNIQESIQDMYRRKESLLEGGGKDRIDKQHADGKMTARERIDMLLDINSFVEIGAYMKHRSTDFGLGEAEIPGDGVVTGYGTIDNNLVYVYAQDFTVMGGSLGEVHAQKICKVMDMAIKTGAPIIGINDSGGARVQEGIDALGGFGEIFYRNTKASGIVPQISVIMGPCAGGAVYSPAITDFVFMVDNTSQMFITGPEVIKTVTGEEITKEELGGANVHASKSGVAHFHYTDEAECIREIRKLINYLPSNYLEEPVESNIEDDPNRKSSKLMDIMPDVPSKAYDMRLIIEEIIDTDSFIEVHKDYAQNIIVGFAKMNNDTVGIIANQPKILAGALDVNASDKAARFIRFCDSFNISIVTLTDVPGYFPGVAQEHTGIIRHGAKLLYAYCEATVPKINLILRKAYGGAYIAMSSKHLKADLVLAWPTAEIAVMGAQGAANIIFRKDIDNADNPEKMREQKVEQYKENFANPYVAANRGFVDAVIEPMMTRPYIISALQALKSKREEKSNKKHGNIPL, from the coding sequence GTGTCAAACATTCAGGAAAGTATACAGGATATGTATAGACGGAAAGAAAGCTTATTAGAAGGTGGCGGTAAGGATAGAATAGATAAGCAGCATGCAGATGGAAAAATGACTGCAAGAGAAAGAATAGATATGCTGCTGGATATCAACAGTTTTGTAGAGATTGGAGCATATATGAAACACCGTTCAACTGATTTTGGACTTGGGGAGGCAGAAATTCCCGGAGATGGTGTTGTTACAGGTTATGGTACCATTGATAATAACCTAGTATATGTATATGCACAAGATTTTACGGTAATGGGTGGTTCATTAGGCGAAGTACATGCACAAAAGATCTGTAAGGTAATGGATATGGCAATAAAAACAGGAGCTCCCATTATTGGCATAAATGATTCAGGTGGAGCTAGGGTTCAAGAAGGAATCGATGCTCTTGGAGGCTTTGGAGAAATATTTTATCGCAATACAAAAGCATCTGGTATAGTACCTCAGATATCCGTAATCATGGGACCATGTGCAGGAGGAGCAGTTTATTCACCTGCAATAACGGATTTTGTATTTATGGTAGACAATACTAGTCAAATGTTTATTACTGGTCCTGAGGTCATTAAAACTGTTACTGGAGAAGAAATAACCAAAGAGGAACTTGGTGGTGCTAATGTTCATGCAAGTAAAAGTGGTGTAGCTCACTTTCATTATACTGATGAAGCTGAATGTATTAGAGAAATCAGGAAGTTAATCAATTATCTGCCTTCTAATTATTTGGAGGAGCCTGTTGAATCTAATATTGAAGATGACCCGAACAGAAAATCATCTAAGCTTATGGATATCATGCCAGATGTTCCAAGTAAAGCTTATGATATGAGATTAATAATAGAAGAAATAATTGATACGGATAGTTTTATAGAAGTCCATAAAGATTATGCACAAAATATAATTGTAGGTTTTGCTAAGATGAACAATGATACTGTTGGTATTATAGCCAATCAGCCCAAAATTCTGGCAGGTGCACTTGATGTAAATGCTTCAGATAAAGCCGCAAGATTCATTAGATTTTGTGACAGCTTCAATATTTCCATTGTAACATTGACGGATGTACCTGGTTATTTTCCAGGAGTTGCACAAGAACATACTGGAATAATAAGACATGGAGCAAAACTTTTATATGCATATTGCGAAGCAACTGTACCTAAAATCAATCTTATCTTAAGAAAAGCTTACGGTGGTGCCTATATTGCAATGAGCAGTAAGCATCTAAAAGCGGATCTGGTTTTAGCTTGGCCCACAGCGGAGATAGCTGTTATGGGAGCACAAGGTGCAGCTAATATCATATTTAGAAAAGATATAGATAATGCAGACAATCCTGAGAAGATGCGTGAACAGAAGGTGGAACAATATAAAGAAAATTTTGCTAACCCTTATGTTGCAGCTAATAGAGGATTTGTTGATGCAGTTATCGAACCTATGATGACTAGACCATATATTATATCTGCACTTCAGGCTCTAAAGAGTAAACGTGAAGAAAAATCGAATAAGAAACATGGAAATATACCGTTGTAA